Genomic DNA from Deltaproteobacteria bacterium CG11_big_fil_rev_8_21_14_0_20_42_23:
GCTGGCGTTCGCTACACTGAAACAGGCGCAAGAACTTCAACTTCTGCAGAAATGGTTACTTCAATTGTAGATAAATATGCCACTCTCAATGAGGGTTCACATAAAAAATCTCTTCTCACTTCAGCGTTCGAACTTGATAAACCAAGCGTAGCTGCGTTGTTAAGAGGTCTTTTCACTTCCGATGGAACAGTAGCCAACTATGGTGAAAAATCTCAGTATGTAGCACTCGATTCAAGCAGCCTCGAACTCCTTCAACAAGTGCAAAAACTGCTTCTCAACTTTGGCATTAAAGCAAAGTTGTACATCAATAGACGAGCTGGAAAATTAGAATCACATCTTCCCGATGGAAATGGTGGTTTAAAAAAATATGCTGTAAAAGAAATGCACTCTCTTCGCATTAGCAGATCTTCTCGTGTTCTTTTCGAAGAATTCATTGGTTTTCATCCGAAAAGCAAAAAAGCGATTTCACTGAGACAGCTCAATGAAAGTGTTGGCACTTATCTAGACACCCTCACAGATTCTTTTGCTTCACTCGAATTTCTTGGAACAAAAAAAGTCTATGACCTTACAGAGCCCATCACACACCATTTTGCCGCTGATGGCATTTTAATTCATAACTGCTCAGAGTACATGTTCCTCGACAATTCGGCTTGTAACTTGGCGTCACTTAACTTGATGAAGTTTTATGATGAAGCGAGCAACAGCTTCAACTTGGAAGGCTATCAACACGCTGCAAAAGTGTTCATCACGGCACAAGAAATTTTGGTCGATTTTTCTTCTTATCCAACAGAAGACATCGCAAAAAATTCTCACGATTACCGCCCACTTGGCTTAGGATATGCGAATTTAGGAACTTTGCTGATGGTGCAAGGTTTGTCTTACGATTCCAACGCCGCACGAAATTGGGCATCACTTTTCACCAGCATCATGCATGGTGTGGCGTACAAAACGTCAGCTGAAATTGCAGCGCAAAAGGGCGCGTTCCCTGGTTTTGCAAAAAATCGCGAGCCCATGCTTGAAGTCATCAACATGCACCGCGATGCAGCTTATGCCATTCCAAGCAATGATCTTCCCGCTAGCTTTGTTTCCATCAACAAAAAGATTTGGGATGATTGTTTAACGCTTGGTTCAAAACATGGCTATCGCAATTCGCAAGTAACCGTGTTGGCACCAACGGGAACTATTGGCCTGCTCATGGATTGCGACACCACAGGTATTGAGCCAGACTTTGCACTTGTGAAATTTAAAAAGTTAGCGGGCGGCGGATATTTTAAAATTATCAATCGTTCGGTTCCACTTGCTTTGCAAAAACTTGGTTACGCTAAACATGAAATTGATGACATCATCAATTATATTCAAGGAACATCATCGCTCGCAAACGCACCACACATCAATGTTGCAAGCTTGCGTAGCAAAGGGTTTAACGATCAAGACATCGCAACTATCGAATCACAACTTCCTGGCGTATTTGAACTTGGATTTGCGTTCAACCCTTACAGCCTTGGCAAAGAAGCCATGGGTCGTTTTGGTTTCACCGAAGAGCAATACAACAAACCTGGTTTTAATTTATTAAAAGAACTTGGCTTCAGCGATGCTCACATCAAAGAGGCAAACGTTCATATTTGTGGTTGCATGACCATTGAAGGTGCACCGCATCTCAAAGATGAGCATCTTTCTATCTTTGACTGCGCAAACAAATGCGGCGAAAAAGGAAAACGTTTTCTCTCTCCTATTTCTCACATCAAAATGATGGCAGCTGCGCAACCGTTTTTATCCGGAGCCATTTCCAAAACGGTAAACGTTCCACACGAAACAACAGCGGAAGAAATTGAGCAGCTCTATGTAGAAGGTTGGAGATCAGGATTGAAAGCTGTTGCTATTTATCGTGATGGCTCAAAACTTTCTCAAGTTTTAACTTCAAGCAGCTCTGCTGAAAATGAAGATGAAAAAGCTGAAGCAAAAAAATCACCTGCACAAACAGAAGCGCCGCTCGCAGCGCAAGCAGCAAAGCCTATTCGCCGTCGATTGCCTAAAAAACGAAGAGGGCTCACACACGAAGCAAGAGTGGGCGGACACAAAGTTTATCTTCGCACTGGTGAATATGAAGATGGTGGGCTTGGCGAAATTTTCATCGACATGCACAAAGAAGGCGCTGCTTTCAGAAGCATGATGAACTGCTTTGCCATCGCTATTTCACTTGGTTTGCAGCACGGCGTTCCACTTCAAGAATATGTCGACTGCTTCACCTTCACGCGCTTCGAACCAAACGGAACGGTGGATCATCCCAATATTAAAATGTCGACTTCGGTCATCGATTTTGTATTTCGCGTTTTAGGCATGGAATATTTAGGCCGCACAGACTTCGTGCAAGTAAAGCCTACAAAAGATGATGATGTAAATATTGCGGTTCAAATGGATGAACTCGAACGTAAAGTTGCTCACAACAAAGTTCAAAAACAAATTGAAGAAACTGAAAAAGCAGAAGCAACAGTCGTAGCAACAAAAACAGAGAGCGTCATTGGAAGCGTTGGAAACATCCAAGCCACAAGCACTAGCTCTGGAGTAGTGGTTTCACTTTCAAGCAGCAAAACAACATCGGCAGCAAATAAACACTTGCAAAACATGATGGGCGACGCGCCATTTTGTGACGGATGCGGACACACCACCGTTCGCAACGGCTCATGCTACAAATGCTTGAACTGTGGAAATTCGATGGGCTGTAGTTAAGAAGAAGGGCACATAAAAAAATAAAAACCGGACAGTGGAAACACTGCCCGGTTTTTTTATGTTTTGTTTTTTGTCATTGCGAGTTTTGCGAAGCAAGACGTGGCAATCTCCTCTGGCAATTGAATGAGGAGATTGCCACAGTCGCTATGACAGAGAATTGTAGATCCCCGCGTTCCTGCCAAAGGCAGGCAAGCGCGAGGATGACAGCAAATTGTTTGAATTGCTGGATTGTAAAAACTCAAAAAAACTTTTTCCAATAACGCTCGGTGTTTGAAGTGAGAAAACAAATGAGGAGTGCGCTTAAGCAACCAACTACTGCATCAAGAATGTAATGTTGCTTCACGAGCACTACCGACACCGCAACAATCAATGTCATCACGATGAACGGCAAACGCCACCTTGGCGCGCTTTTCCAGATAGCCCATGTTGCGGCAGTGGGATAAGCTACATGCAAAGAAGGAAAACAATTGGTAGGTTGATCGATTAAAAAATAAAGATGCGAAAGAAAATTCATCACTCCAGAACTAGCACTTAAATCTGGGCGCAACGTCATTCGCACTGGCATAAAATAGAAAAAGAGAAAATGAACGGTGGTCACAGCAAGAAAAGCAACCACTGCTCGTTGATAAGCATGCGCAGTTTTTATCAACACTTGCGTTAAGGCAAGGCTCACAAACACAAGGCAATACCCCAAAATAGCAGATGGAAAAAACGGAAGAGATTGCTCAAAAGCAAAACTCACATCAAAATAAGTTTCGCGATTCAAGTTATAAAAATTGAGCGTCATATAGCCAAAAAGAAAATAGCCAATCAAAAACAAAAACCAATTGCGCTTTTCTTTCGCAGAAATAGCTATAGCTGAAGTTTCATTCATAAACGTGCTCATAAAGGAGTGCGCAACTTGCGTCAAGACTTGTACTAAAACCTACTCAGCATAACTGGCAAGGGAACTTTCGGATTCCCAAATATCTAGTTGAACGATAGGAAGGCCAAAGTTTTTGGCTTGTTCGAAAAACCATTTGGCAATGTTTTCTGCGGTGGGATGGAAGGGAAGCAACTTGCATTTTTCGCCTTGAGCTTTCAGCACTGCAACCAGCGGATCTTTTTCGTTGAGCAGCATTACGTGATCAACTTCTTCGTCAATCCACTTTCCAAAACTTTGTTTCAGCTCTGAAAAATGCATCACCATGCCGCGCTCATCAAGCTGATCACGTTTCAAGTGCAAAGCAGCCTTCGCCGTGTGACCGTGGAGGTGCTTGCATTTGCTGTGATCATCCATCAGGCGATGGCCATAACAAAAGTAGAATGTTTTGCTGATGCTGTACATATGCGGCAGGGCTTAACGCAGTTTTGGCAAAAGGCGCAAGCTTTTTATTCTTCCGCCCTTCGCACACCCACCAAAACAGCGAGAGCAAAAAAGAGGAGAAAAACAAGGCAAGATGAGCTTTTCTCGCTCGCTTGAACTAACGAACAGGCGCCGCCAGAAGCACCACCACCAGAAACTGACCCGCCTCCAGTTGGAGGTGTTTTCGTTGTGGAACAATCAGCCTCTCCCGCAGCACATTCTTCCGGTTGAGAATTTGGGCAACCATCGGGAATACCATCGGCCGGAACTCTTTCGCCTGTATCAGCATCTAGAACAAACTCGCCATTATCCTTCAAAAAGAGTTCTGGATCATTTGGGCAAAGATCAAAACTTCCTACAAAGCCATCTGCGTCTGGATCTCGCGTTGAAGAAACATCAATAAAAGCTGTAGTGAAATTTTGTATCATCTTCTGAGTTGTGCCTCCGTTAAGAGTTACAACTTCTTTTAAACTTCGCATTTGCATCCACTGCGCTTCTTGACCTTCTTCACTTTCAAACGTTCCCGCTGGCATAGTGACAGTACACATCACTTTCCCAAGTTCTAAATTTTTTGAAGTACACGTTGATGCAGAAGCAAAACTTCCAATGCGTGATTCTAATTTTTTTTCACGATAGAAATGCGCTTGAAGATCTGCTGCTTTCACCGCTCTGTCTAAATCTCCACGAATACTTTTACCGTCAATCGTTTGAACCCTGTCTAACATTCTTAAAAAATTATATTCTTCTATTTCTGAAATACCATCTTTAGAATATACTTTCACCGGAGCAAGCTCGAAGGAAAGGGTGATGATGTCTGCATCCTCCGTCTGTTCTAAAGTCATCACATAGTCAGCTGGGTCTTGTGACAAAATATCTTGCGCACAAGCAAATGAAGAAAGTGAAATGAGAACCAATAAAAACGATTTCCAAAACGAAGTATAGTGTAGTTTTCTTTTTTTCATTTTTCCCCCAGACATTGCGATGCGAACACCAAGTAAAAACAGTAAACCAATTACTGCAAGTGAACACATAAAGTCATCTTTTTCCGAAGCACTTGTAAGGCTGCAGCCACCTGCGCCTTTTGCAGGAATGTCATCAGTAACTACAGATTTTGCACCGGTATCACAATTTGTTTCGCCAAGCGAATCGGCATTTTCTAATCCAAATTCATAGTGAAGTCTTTGCTTCGTTGTATCCAAACATGAAACAGCTTTTGAAACTTCTTCATCATCACTTTCCAATGCACAACCATCTTCATCAACTGCAGTCCCTGTTTCAGTTTCTGGGCAGCTATCTTCATCGTCACTCACACCATCTGCATCGGTATCATTTGATTCATCATCAGAAATGAGATGTTGTGGCACTTCAAACTCAGTTGCTGTTGAAAGTGGTTTTTTCTCAGGAAAAATATCTTTTCCATTTTCAACGGCAAGCCTTTCTTCTTTGTTTAGTTCTGTTCTCGCATGCACGTTTATGAGTGAAGTCAAAAGAGAGCGCTCGGAAACAGATTCTTCATCATTATCTCGAATAAACCTCTGTTTTTTAGCAAAAACTTTTGCTTTGTTAAACTCTCCTGCTTGAAACTTGTTCCACAGTTTGAAGTCACTTGTTTCGCCTTCACAGTCTAAACCTTTTTGATCTTCTGCAAGAGCACAGTGAAGATCACCAGACTTAACTCGAGTTTTTTTAGTACTCCTTTGAGATTTTTTCAGAAACGCAACTTTATACGGAAGCTTTGCAATGGCTTTTAACTCATCACCATTGGTCTCGATGTCTGTCTCGCCAATTTGTAAAAAATCAAAAGCATATTCAGAAAAGCTTATCGCACCGCCATCATTCAAACGGAAGGGAAGATAGGCCTTTAGCTTCGTTTTTCCTGCAGATCGTGTAAGCTCAAAACGATACTGTTCAGAAAATTTACTGAAAATGTAATCTTCAAGGTGATCTAAAATCTGCTCGCGACTTCTTTCAGCGCGCACTTCAGATGCTTCTTGTGCCGATTTCAAATTG
This window encodes:
- a CDS encoding response regulator SirA is translated as MATKESALKKPRGKKKGEVRAVKKGISFSRFFTRPGINPLEELKYSKRSSLITNPDGSVVFKMDDAEVPETWSQLATDILVSKYFRKRGVPGKGYESSAKQVVTRIARSIRKAGEELENYFATKEDADIFEAELTHMLITQKGAFNSPVWFNCGLSQEYGIEGSGGNWFWDQQSNAMAQTADAYSHPQCSACFIQSVNDDLMSIFDLVKNEARLFKFGSGTGTNFSRIRSRHEKLSGGGTSSGLMSFLEVLDRGAGATKSGGTTRRAAKMVCLDIDHPEIFDFITWKAREEKKVAALIKAGYPSDFNGEAYKTVSGQNSNNSVRVSDEFMYAYLNDEEWSTRARTTGEKLETFKARELMHKMANAAWSCADPGIQYDSIINKWHTCKNTDRINASNPCVTGDTLVATTEGLKPIQDLVGKTTDLLTFDGRVVHVGKIFPTGFKDTYELRTKSGYTLKLTADHKVWTENRGDVAAKDLSSEDKLVLIPGHFGQAHLDQQMAEFIGLALGDGCKATDAQGSITITMANEESEILEEVVAYLNTVKENRKIAGVRYTETGARTSTSAEMVTSIVDKYATLNEGSHKKSLLTSAFELDKPSVAALLRGLFTSDGTVANYGEKSQYVALDSSSLELLQQVQKLLLNFGIKAKLYINRRAGKLESHLPDGNGGLKKYAVKEMHSLRISRSSRVLFEEFIGFHPKSKKAISLRQLNESVGTYLDTLTDSFASLEFLGTKKVYDLTEPITHHFAADGILIHNCSEYMFLDNSACNLASLNLMKFYDEASNSFNLEGYQHAAKVFITAQEILVDFSSYPTEDIAKNSHDYRPLGLGYANLGTLLMVQGLSYDSNAARNWASLFTSIMHGVAYKTSAEIAAQKGAFPGFAKNREPMLEVINMHRDAAYAIPSNDLPASFVSINKKIWDDCLTLGSKHGYRNSQVTVLAPTGTIGLLMDCDTTGIEPDFALVKFKKLAGGGYFKIINRSVPLALQKLGYAKHEIDDIINYIQGTSSLANAPHINVASLRSKGFNDQDIATIESQLPGVFELGFAFNPYSLGKEAMGRFGFTEEQYNKPGFNLLKELGFSDAHIKEANVHICGCMTIEGAPHLKDEHLSIFDCANKCGEKGKRFLSPISHIKMMAAAQPFLSGAISKTVNVPHETTAEEIEQLYVEGWRSGLKAVAIYRDGSKLSQVLTSSSSAENEDEKAEAKKSPAQTEAPLAAQAAKPIRRRLPKKRRGLTHEARVGGHKVYLRTGEYEDGGLGEIFIDMHKEGAAFRSMMNCFAIAISLGLQHGVPLQEYVDCFTFTRFEPNGTVDHPNIKMSTSVIDFVFRVLGMEYLGRTDFVQVKPTKDDDVNIAVQMDELERKVAHNKVQKQIEETEKAEATVVATKTESVIGSVGNIQATSTSSGVVVSLSSSKTTSAANKHLQNMMGDAPFCDGCGHTTVRNGSCYKCLNCGNSMGCS
- a CDS encoding 6-pyruvoyl tetrahydrobiopterin synthase; the encoded protein is MYSISKTFYFCYGHRLMDDHSKCKHLHGHTAKAALHLKRDQLDERGMVMHFSELKQSFGKWIDEEVDHVMLLNEKDPLVAVLKAQGEKCKLLPFHPTAENIAKWFFEQAKNFGLPIVQLDIWESESSLASYAE